Proteins from a single region of Bacillus sp. (in: firmicutes):
- a CDS encoding FAD:protein FMN transferase — translation MLMQEHYFQCKKMNTVIEIAGTGKIDRNDWEEEIESWFEQFENICSRFRQNSELSLLNQQPIDTVIQINPILYEILNKAIDYAIQTGYNFNPFIGTALKAYGYHKTFDEIKDQTDFTIAPFQFQQILYEPFVFLPTINGVIKKVDGEIDLGGIAKGWSVDKMASIMKNLGLENGIVNAGGDIFVWGEEERTIGVQHPDPGLSNKDIIQFKIRNGGIATSNTLYRSWNASGKRVHHIFNGKMGTPSESDIVQATVFGTNTEEADVLAKILCMHNFKDAVPWLTKHFPHAGCILIKNDGQVAISQSVKKYVTRIVM, via the coding sequence ATGCTAATGCAGGAACATTATTTTCAATGTAAGAAAATGAATACGGTTATTGAAATTGCAGGAACAGGCAAGATTGACCGCAATGATTGGGAAGAGGAGATTGAAAGCTGGTTTGAGCAATTTGAAAATATTTGCTCACGCTTCCGCCAAAATAGTGAACTTTCGCTTTTAAATCAACAGCCTATTGATACTGTCATTCAAATTAATCCGATTCTTTATGAGATTTTAAATAAAGCAATTGATTATGCCATTCAAACAGGTTACAATTTTAACCCATTTATTGGCACAGCTTTAAAAGCTTATGGTTATCATAAAACCTTTGATGAAATCAAGGATCAAACCGATTTCACGATTGCACCGTTTCAATTTCAACAGATTCTCTATGAGCCCTTTGTTTTTTTACCAACGATAAATGGTGTTATCAAAAAGGTTGATGGTGAAATTGATTTAGGTGGAATCGCCAAAGGTTGGAGCGTTGATAAAATGGCTTCTATCATGAAAAATCTAGGCCTAGAAAATGGGATTGTCAATGCCGGCGGTGACATTTTTGTTTGGGGAGAAGAAGAAAGGACGATTGGTGTGCAGCATCCTGATCCAGGCCTAAGCAACAAAGATATTATTCAATTCAAAATTCGTAACGGTGGAATTGCAACATCAAATACATTATACAGAAGCTGGAATGCAAGCGGGAAACGAGTCCACCATATTTTCAATGGGAAAATGGGAACTCCTTCAGAAAGTGATATTGTCCAAGCGACGGTGTTCGGGACAAATACGGAAGAAGCTGACGTATTAGCCAAAATACTATGTATGCATAATTTTAAGGATGCGGTTCCGTGGCTAACAAAGCATTTTCCGCATGCTGGCTGTATCCTAATTAAAAATGATGGCCAAGTTGCCATTAGTCAATCTGTAAAAAAATATGTAACAAGGATTGTGATGTAA
- a CDS encoding ferric reductase, with product MTLPTWELIRASGLTSYFLLFLSVACGLLVSIKAANPKTNQLLQVTHQSAGWFSLLFGLFHGLLLYIDSYKPYSLVEIFIPFTTKEATVLNGLGTISLYFIVLLFISGDLLKKIGSKVWRKIHRLALPMVILISIHGIFLGTDTNAAWVMILYTGSLAIIFSLLIVKLLLLLKAKTKKTASA from the coding sequence ATGACTTTACCAACTTGGGAGTTGATTCGAGCTTCAGGCTTAACCTCTTATTTCTTACTTTTTCTGTCTGTAGCTTGCGGCTTATTAGTTAGTATAAAAGCAGCAAATCCAAAGACAAATCAATTACTGCAAGTCACCCATCAATCAGCAGGCTGGTTTAGTTTATTGTTTGGCTTATTTCATGGCTTACTTTTGTATATTGACTCCTATAAGCCCTATTCTTTAGTCGAAATTTTTATACCTTTTACAACAAAGGAAGCTACAGTATTAAATGGTTTAGGCACAATTTCCTTATATTTCATCGTGCTCTTATTTATATCAGGGGATTTATTGAAAAAAATCGGGAGCAAAGTATGGAGGAAAATCCATCGTTTAGCGCTGCCGATGGTTATTCTCATTAGTATTCATGGCATTTTTTTAGGAACAGATACGAATGCTGCTTGGGTAATGATTCTTTATACGGGGTCACTCGCGATTATCTTTTCATTATTAATAGTGAAACTTCTTCTTCTTCTTAAAGCGAAAACGAAAAAAACAGCAAGTGCTTAG
- a CDS encoding response regulator transcription factor translates to MLLLLAEDDKRLGNLVVHMLRKEKHQVDWVQNGEDAVLFAKNTNYDLIILDWMMPKKDGITVCKELRSSGYDGAILMVTAKDGLEDRVKGLDYGADDYIVKPFEFAELFARIRALQRRITKPLVQDEILTAGSIKLNVVTHIVEKDGQEIQLTPKEYQLLELFLRNPNQTLPRDLLIDRIWGYDAEVNSNNLDALVRLLRKKIDDNSEQQLIQNIRGVGYKIEK, encoded by the coding sequence ATGTTACTCCTTTTAGCTGAAGATGATAAACGATTAGGAAATCTTGTTGTCCATATGTTGAGAAAGGAAAAACATCAAGTAGATTGGGTGCAAAACGGGGAAGATGCAGTTTTATTTGCAAAAAACACCAATTATGACTTAATCATTTTGGATTGGATGATGCCGAAAAAAGATGGGATTACAGTTTGTAAAGAGCTACGTTCGTCTGGCTATGACGGGGCGATTTTAATGGTAACGGCGAAGGATGGCTTGGAAGATCGTGTAAAGGGCCTTGATTATGGGGCCGATGACTATATTGTCAAGCCGTTCGAATTTGCCGAATTGTTCGCACGAATTCGTGCTTTGCAGCGAAGAATTACAAAACCATTAGTTCAAGATGAAATTTTAACCGCTGGTTCAATCAAGTTAAATGTAGTTACCCATATAGTAGAAAAAGATGGCCAGGAAATTCAACTAACGCCAAAGGAATACCAACTCTTGGAATTATTTTTACGCAACCCAAACCAAACATTGCCTCGCGATTTATTGATTGATAGAATTTGGGGTTATGACGCCGAAGTAAACAGCAATAATTTAGACGCCTTAGTTCGTTTATTAAGAAAAAAAATCGATGATAATTCGGAGCAGCAGCTTATCCAAAATATTAGGGGAGTAGGTTATAAAATTGAAAAATAA
- a CDS encoding HAMP domain-containing histidine kinase: MKNKLFNHTQWRLTLLFTSFLVIFLISFIFVTYFSLLAIVTKEQKEKAVALAYEEWKDHREDVFDYYFEEKEDIGDLEEKLEKRIKKNKKDRVEYKPDARTFYFVVASDGTLIDGDENHPGLRDEILAKIKGWQPEKNEVKKITIHLEDGSKQNLLLSGRTVYEHGSYLGAIYTGTNISEETAVIRTLLLILIVLSLIFIAASALLGYWMAGKAMVPISNAFQRQKEFTADASHELRTPLSIMQSSLEVIEAEDRGNLSPFSVTVLDDLKDEVKRMAHLVNDLLFLARSDLGKEQLTKDWFSLTNVLEKLQRKFQYEAEKANVHLRAVLENEVSAFGDEEKLTQLLFILVDNAIKYNVPDGTVEVSAVKENDQIRIDVRDTGVGIPLAHQKRIFDRFYRVDQARSRDQGSSGIGLSIADWIVQVHKGKLEVKSEEGKGTTFSIFLPLPK; encoded by the coding sequence TTGAAAAATAAACTGTTTAACCACACCCAATGGCGTTTAACATTATTATTTACGAGCTTTCTCGTTATTTTTCTAATCTCTTTTATTTTTGTTACTTATTTTTCACTATTGGCAATCGTGACAAAAGAGCAAAAAGAAAAAGCGGTCGCTTTAGCCTATGAGGAATGGAAAGACCACCGTGAGGATGTATTTGACTATTATTTTGAAGAAAAAGAAGACATAGGGGATTTAGAAGAAAAACTTGAAAAAAGAATAAAAAAGAATAAAAAAGATAGAGTTGAATATAAGCCAGATGCAAGAACATTTTATTTTGTTGTTGCAAGTGATGGCACGTTAATTGATGGGGATGAAAACCATCCAGGACTTCGTGATGAAATTTTAGCTAAAATCAAGGGCTGGCAGCCAGAGAAAAACGAAGTTAAGAAGATTACAATTCATTTAGAGGATGGATCAAAACAAAATTTACTTTTATCTGGGCGAACCGTTTATGAGCATGGGAGTTATCTAGGGGCTATTTACACCGGTACGAATATTTCTGAAGAAACGGCGGTTATTCGAACACTTCTCTTAATCTTGATTGTTCTTTCACTTATTTTTATCGCCGCGTCGGCATTGCTTGGCTATTGGATGGCCGGCAAGGCAATGGTGCCGATTTCCAACGCTTTTCAAAGACAAAAAGAGTTTACAGCAGACGCTTCCCATGAATTACGGACACCGCTTAGTATTATGCAATCATCATTAGAAGTAATTGAAGCGGAGGACCGCGGAAATTTATCGCCATTTTCTGTTACGGTGTTAGATGATTTAAAAGATGAAGTAAAACGAATGGCACATCTAGTAAACGATCTTTTATTCCTGGCACGCTCAGATCTTGGGAAAGAACAATTAACGAAAGACTGGTTTTCATTAACGAATGTGCTTGAAAAATTACAAAGGAAATTTCAATACGAAGCCGAGAAAGCGAATGTTCATTTGCGCGCCGTGCTAGAAAACGAAGTAAGTGCCTTTGGCGATGAAGAAAAACTAACGCAACTCTTGTTTATTTTAGTTGATAATGCCATTAAGTACAATGTGCCTGATGGAACTGTAGAAGTTTCAGCTGTGAAGGAAAACGATCAAATTAGAATTGATGTACGAGATACAGGTGTAGGCATCCCGCTTGCGCATCAGAAAAGAATCTTTGATCGGTTTTATCGGGTAGACCAAGCAAGATCAAGGGACCAAGGCAGTAGTGGAATCGGCCTATCAATTGCCGATTGGATTGTCCAAGTTCATAAAGGCAAATTAGAAGTGAAAAGTGAAGAAGGGAAGGGTACAACTTTTTCAATCTTTTTACCATTACCTAAATAA
- a CDS encoding glycoside hydrolase, which yields MNRNKKKSILFLLIAFLLLAPMHTNYANAEKINYSYIYSVSKNDYIKHVDQTNNSVDVISPNYYDLAKDGSLVITANFDSNFIKEMHKRSVKVVPFLSNHWDKSSGINALKNTETLATKLANEIDKYNLDGINIDMEGLSHTEKDSFSQFIKVLSEKLPAEKELSVAVAANPKGLTTGWHGSYDYKKLAEYADYLIIMAYDESYGGSDPGPVASLDFVEKSIQYALNQGIAGDKIVLGIPFYGRIWRVEDLQTRKGIVGDGIWMDKTASLLENYGGVAEYIQGKGSYVGRVTLTENDSPFQLFSWREPLKPGNYEIWFDNEQTIQKKLELVNKYNLKGTANWSLGQESVSLWAHYKTWLHSTVAASGDAKDESGSKNLNQTPNYQEKTVTNTRKNAVSQIEVIINGEILALQDEGPIIYSNRTLVPLRGIFEALGATVDWNSTSKEITAIKADKAIWLKANSTMANVDGRDVTIDVPAQIRNGRTMVPLRFISESFDATVDWNSNTKTVTINM from the coding sequence ATGAATAGAAATAAAAAGAAGTCTATCCTATTTTTGTTAATAGCCTTTTTGTTATTGGCACCAATGCATACAAATTATGCAAATGCAGAAAAAATTAATTACTCATACATATATTCAGTTAGCAAAAATGACTATATTAAACATGTTGACCAAACAAATAATAGCGTTGATGTCATCTCCCCGAACTATTACGATTTAGCAAAGGATGGCAGCTTAGTTATAACAGCAAATTTTGATAGTAATTTTATTAAAGAAATGCATAAGCGCAGCGTTAAAGTTGTTCCATTTTTAAGCAACCATTGGGATAAAAGCTCAGGGATAAATGCATTAAAAAATACAGAAACATTAGCTACTAAACTAGCAAATGAGATTGATAAATATAATCTTGATGGCATTAACATTGATATGGAAGGCCTTTCCCATACAGAAAAAGACAGCTTCAGCCAGTTTATAAAAGTGTTAAGCGAAAAATTACCTGCTGAAAAAGAGTTATCAGTCGCTGTTGCTGCCAATCCAAAAGGGTTAACAACTGGCTGGCATGGTAGCTATGATTATAAAAAACTAGCGGAGTATGCAGATTATTTAATTATTATGGCTTATGATGAAAGCTATGGTGGAAGCGATCCTGGGCCTGTCGCGAGTCTTGATTTCGTTGAAAAGTCAATACAGTATGCCCTTAATCAAGGTATAGCGGGTGACAAAATTGTTCTAGGCATTCCTTTTTACGGGCGAATTTGGAGAGTAGAAGATTTACAGACTCGTAAAGGTATTGTAGGTGATGGCATTTGGATGGACAAGACTGCAAGTTTACTTGAAAACTATGGTGGAGTAGCAGAATATATCCAAGGAAAAGGGAGCTACGTCGGTCGTGTCACATTAACAGAAAATGATTCACCATTCCAATTATTTTCATGGAGGGAACCTTTAAAGCCCGGAAACTATGAAATTTGGTTTGATAACGAACAAACGATTCAAAAAAAGCTAGAATTAGTAAATAAATATAATTTAAAAGGTACAGCTAACTGGAGTTTAGGTCAGGAATCAGTGTCGTTATGGGCGCATTATAAAACATGGTTACATTCAACTGTTGCAGCTTCAGGTGATGCGAAAGATGAGAGTGGAAGTAAAAATCTAAATCAAACTCCGAATTATCAAGAAAAAACGGTAACGAATACTAGAAAAAATGCTGTGTCTCAAATCGAAGTCATCATTAACGGAGAAATTCTTGCTCTTCAAGATGAAGGACCGATTATTTATTCCAACAGGACATTAGTTCCCTTGCGTGGCATTTTCGAAGCATTAGGAGCTACTGTTGATTGGAATTCAACGAGCAAGGAAATTACCGCAATAAAAGCCGATAAAGCAATTTGGTTAAAAGCCAATTCTACTATGGCAAATGTAGATGGTAGAGACGTAACCATTGATGTGCCAGCGCAAATAAGAAACGGTCGGACAATGGTCCCATTGCGATTTATTAGTGAATCATTTGATGCTACTGTCGATTGGAACAGCAATACTAAAACTGTCACCATTAATATGTAG
- a CDS encoding MFS transporter, which produces MENESNDRIWTKSFIFLFLSNFFLFLAYYALITSLPIYVLDELNGSEAQAGLVVTLLLLSAIIVRPFSGKILELFGRKETLIVSLIFFMIGTALHLLIMDYYVLMALRFFHGIWFSLITTATSTIAADLVPDRRHGEGLGYFTMSMNIAIVAGPFIAISLLQAASFHTLFILLSILMVGTVFIAAFIHVPKHKIQRVHFKLKLNLDDLFEKKSIPIAIIACLLTFAYSSILSYVTIFTKSLGLLEATRYFFLIFAASMLIARPFVGRLFDTKGPMIVIYPLIISFSVGLFLLTVTKSAFLLVVSAALIGIGYGSLSPCLQTLAVQFAGKNRSGHATATYLTFFDIGIATGAYVLGLIVTRFNYSGLYFFAGIVVLMMLLLFKPMYNCSERLVEEAHNKTFALEVNVK; this is translated from the coding sequence ATGGAAAACGAATCAAACGATCGTATTTGGACTAAAAGCTTTATTTTCTTATTTTTAAGCAACTTTTTTCTTTTTTTAGCCTATTACGCCTTAATTACCTCTTTACCAATTTATGTATTAGATGAACTAAACGGAAGTGAAGCACAAGCTGGATTGGTTGTAACATTGTTATTACTATCAGCTATTATCGTTAGACCTTTTTCCGGGAAAATTTTAGAGTTATTTGGAAGAAAGGAGACGCTTATCGTTAGTTTAATCTTTTTTATGATTGGAACAGCCTTGCATCTTTTGATTATGGATTATTACGTTTTAATGGCCTTACGCTTTTTCCATGGCATTTGGTTTAGCCTTATTACGACAGCAACAAGCACAATTGCGGCGGATCTCGTTCCAGATAGACGGCATGGCGAGGGTTTAGGTTATTTTACAATGTCAATGAATATTGCCATTGTTGCTGGCCCCTTTATTGCGATATCACTTTTGCAAGCTGCAAGCTTTCATACATTATTTATTTTACTAAGCATATTAATGGTTGGAACAGTTTTTATTGCGGCCTTTATTCATGTTCCAAAGCATAAAATACAGCGGGTCCATTTTAAATTAAAATTAAATTTAGATGATTTATTTGAAAAAAAGTCAATTCCGATTGCTATTATTGCCTGCTTACTCACTTTTGCTTATTCTAGTATCCTATCGTATGTAACCATTTTCACAAAATCTCTCGGTTTATTAGAAGCGACCCGTTACTTTTTCCTTATTTTTGCGGCTTCGATGCTCATTGCCCGCCCGTTTGTTGGTCGTTTATTTGATACGAAGGGACCGATGATTGTGATTTATCCGTTGATCATTTCGTTTTCAGTAGGGCTTTTCCTATTAACGGTGACGAAATCGGCCTTCTTGCTAGTAGTTTCTGCCGCGTTAATCGGAATTGGATATGGGTCTTTAAGTCCATGCTTACAAACATTAGCTGTGCAATTTGCCGGAAAAAATAGAAGCGGGCATGCAACGGCAACGTATTTAACTTTTTTTGACATTGGTATCGCCACAGGTGCTTACGTGTTAGGATTAATTGTGACTCGTTTTAACTATTCAGGCCTTTATTTTTTTGCAGGCATAGTTGTATTAATGATGTTGCTATTGTTTAAGCCAATGTATAATTGTTCTGAAAGGTTAGTCGAAGAAGCGCATAATAAGACATTCGCTTTAGAAGTTAATGTAAAATAG
- a CDS encoding HAD family phosphatase yields MIKMIFSDLDGTLLSNDNKVRDDDSKAIKIALQNGIDVCLASGRKDIDIQAVADIIGSKFHRISQNGAFVFSRDNQELHRTSFDPIIVKKLYERISNEEVITILSTIDKEYVEKKDELIFKIEKRLFSPIEEEKELKSEIGKSIHVSKIINIGTEKTLHQLQKELKETYPEELDTFLSETHILDVMPKNISKGNAIQILLKHTGLKPNQIACIGDSYNDIPMFHLTKHSFAMSSAHPDVKKEASFIVDTVAEAIEQIMKFEHLCIK; encoded by the coding sequence ATGATTAAAATGATTTTTAGTGATTTAGATGGAACTTTGCTTAGTAATGATAATAAAGTTCGAGATGATGATAGTAAAGCTATCAAAATAGCTTTACAAAATGGCATCGATGTATGTTTAGCTTCGGGCCGCAAAGATATTGATATTCAAGCTGTAGCTGACATAATAGGTTCAAAATTCCACCGCATTAGCCAAAATGGTGCTTTCGTCTTTTCAAGAGATAATCAGGAATTGCATCGAACTTCATTTGACCCAATAATTGTTAAAAAATTATATGAGCGGATTTCAAATGAGGAAGTTATTACAATCCTCTCGACAATTGATAAGGAATACGTTGAAAAAAAAGACGAACTAATTTTTAAAATTGAGAAAAGGCTTTTCAGTCCGATTGAAGAGGAAAAAGAATTGAAATCAGAGATAGGAAAATCCATCCACGTATCGAAGATTATTAATATTGGTACTGAAAAGACGCTTCACCAATTACAAAAAGAATTGAAAGAGACCTATCCTGAAGAGTTAGATACGTTTCTTTCGGAAACACATATACTAGATGTGATGCCGAAAAATATTAGTAAAGGAAATGCGATTCAAATCTTGTTAAAACATACTGGTCTAAAACCTAACCAAATAGCTTGTATTGGTGACTCATATAATGATATTCCGATGTTTCATTTAACAAAGCATAGCTTTGCGATGTCAAGCGCCCATCCCGATGTGAAAAAGGAAGCAAGTTTCATCGTTGATACCGTTGCCGAGGCAATCGAGCAAATAATGAAATTTGAACATTTGTGTATAAAATAA
- a CDS encoding cation transporter encodes MHHHHHHDHHHDHHHSHGHHHHGHHDHTREGNKKGLTIALTITAGIMLLEFFGGLFTNSLALLSDSGHMLSDASSLALSLVAMWFAARPASPNKTYGFYRFEILAALFNGITLFLIAGFIIYEAYGRFLEPPTVASGTMILIAVIGLGANLLSAWAMLRQGDVKGNVNLRSAYLHVLGDALGSVGAILAGLIMYFFGWYTADPIISVVVALLILRSAWSVIKHTVHILMEGTPITVDQKEVDEALRQIPGVINVHDLHIWTITSGLDSLSCHLLIKDDKDCQEILQQAIQIIESKFKILHTTIQVEKSNLQHAETDV; translated from the coding sequence ATGCATCACCATCACCATCATGATCATCACCATGACCACCATCATAGTCATGGACACCATCATCATGGGCATCATGACCATACGAGAGAAGGAAATAAAAAAGGGCTTACAATCGCCCTTACGATTACAGCAGGAATCATGCTTTTAGAATTCTTCGGTGGGCTGTTTACGAACAGTTTAGCCTTGCTATCTGACTCAGGTCACATGTTAAGCGATGCTAGTTCTCTAGCATTAAGTTTAGTTGCGATGTGGTTTGCAGCAAGGCCTGCTTCGCCAAATAAAACGTATGGCTTTTATCGTTTTGAAATTTTGGCAGCATTATTTAATGGAATTACGTTATTCTTAATTGCTGGATTTATTATTTATGAGGCGTATGGGCGCTTTTTAGAGCCGCCGACTGTTGCTAGTGGGACGATGATTCTGATTGCAGTCATAGGTTTGGGTGCCAACTTATTAAGTGCCTGGGCAATGCTTCGTCAAGGTGATGTTAAAGGAAATGTCAATCTTAGAAGTGCTTATTTGCATGTTCTTGGTGATGCATTAGGCTCAGTAGGGGCGATTTTGGCAGGACTAATTATGTACTTTTTTGGGTGGTATACAGCGGACCCCATTATTAGCGTTGTCGTTGCGTTGTTAATTTTACGGAGCGCATGGAGTGTTATTAAGCATACGGTTCATATATTAATGGAAGGAACACCAATCACCGTTGACCAAAAAGAAGTAGATGAAGCATTAAGGCAAATTCCCGGCGTCATCAATGTCCACGACCTTCATATTTGGACAATTACATCAGGACTAGATTCATTAAGCTGTCATTTGTTAATTAAGGATGATAAAGATTGCCAGGAAATTTTACAACAAGCTATTCAAATCATAGAAAGTAAGTTTAAAATCTTACACACTACGATTCAAGTAGAAAAATCGAATCTGCAACATGCAGAAACGGATGTTTAA
- a CDS encoding alpha/beta fold hydrolase: MITTKYQIIPGAEPFYIKGNEIGILLIHGFVGTPQSVKFLGAEFSKRGFTVLAPRLKGHGTHYKELEEATFEDWLTELEQAYEELKKDCSHVFIVGQSMGGALSLLLAKNVKTSGVVTINAAFSVPGYEFYKNEQVSKYVEEGQPDIKDSSVTEITYPFVPVHAIKQLLAIIDHSKENLSHITCPLLLFKSLEDHVVPAASTDYVYNNVSSTQKEMVELKNSYHVASMDFDKFTIVEQTERFIRNIVKRTVNAYKVS, translated from the coding sequence ATGATAACTACTAAATATCAAATTATTCCAGGTGCAGAACCGTTTTATATAAAAGGAAATGAAATTGGAATCTTACTCATACACGGATTCGTAGGAACTCCACAAAGTGTTAAATTTTTAGGTGCGGAGTTTTCTAAAAGAGGTTTCACTGTGTTAGCTCCACGTTTAAAAGGGCATGGAACACATTACAAGGAACTAGAAGAAGCAACGTTTGAAGATTGGCTCACAGAACTTGAGCAAGCTTATGAGGAACTTAAAAAGGATTGTTCACATGTATTTATTGTTGGTCAATCAATGGGTGGAGCTTTGTCTCTTTTATTGGCTAAAAATGTGAAGACAAGTGGTGTCGTTACAATTAATGCGGCCTTTTCCGTTCCAGGATATGAGTTTTATAAAAATGAACAAGTATCAAAGTATGTTGAGGAAGGGCAACCTGATATAAAAGATAGCAGTGTTACCGAAATCACATATCCATTCGTTCCAGTTCATGCCATTAAGCAGCTATTAGCCATCATTGATCATAGCAAGGAAAATCTTTCACATATTACATGTCCCCTTCTATTGTTTAAATCCTTAGAAGACCATGTTGTGCCAGCAGCAAGTACTGATTATGTTTATAACAATGTTTCATCAACGCAAAAAGAAATGGTTGAATTAAAAAATTCATATCATGTTGCTTCAATGGATTTTGATAAATTTACGATAGTTGAACAAACTGAGAGATTTATTCGAAATATAGTGAAAAGAACTGTAAATGCGTATAAAGTATCTTAG
- a CDS encoding branched-chain amino acid aminotransferase, translated as MLDQTIKVDLSSTKKTKPDASTLQFGKVFTDHMFIMDYMEGQGWYNPRIVPYQPITLEPSCVVFHYGQTVFEGLKAYRTKDGDVQLFRPEKNMQRLNQSNDRMVIPQIDEEFALEALKKLISIDKEWVPNAEGTTLYIRPFVIATQPYLGVAPSTRYMFMIIMSPVGAYYKEGLNPVKIQVEDEYVRTVKGGTGTAKTGGNYAASLKAQEISEEKGYSQVLWLDGKEHKYVEEVGSMNMFFKIDGKVVTPELNGSILPGITRDSIIELLKYWNVPVEERRIAIEEIYEAHANGKLEEAFGTGTAAVISPVGELLWKNKKITLNDGKTGELSKRLYDTLTGIQYGTEPDPFGWTVKVE; from the coding sequence ATGCTTGATCAAACAATAAAAGTTGATTTAAGCTCAACAAAGAAAACAAAACCAGATGCAAGTACATTACAATTTGGTAAAGTTTTCACAGATCATATGTTTATTATGGATTATATGGAAGGGCAGGGCTGGTATAATCCAAGAATCGTACCATATCAACCAATTACACTGGAACCTTCTTGCGTTGTTTTTCATTATGGCCAAACGGTCTTTGAAGGACTAAAGGCTTATCGGACAAAAGACGGTGATGTTCAATTATTCAGACCAGAGAAAAATATGCAGCGCTTAAACCAATCGAACGACCGAATGGTAATTCCACAAATTGACGAAGAATTTGCATTAGAAGCATTAAAAAAATTAATTTCCATTGATAAAGAGTGGGTTCCGAATGCTGAAGGCACTACACTCTATATTCGTCCATTTGTGATTGCAACACAGCCTTATTTAGGGGTTGCACCATCAACGCGATATATGTTCATGATTATCATGTCACCAGTTGGTGCTTATTATAAAGAAGGCTTAAATCCTGTGAAAATTCAAGTTGAAGATGAGTATGTTCGCACAGTTAAAGGTGGAACGGGTACGGCGAAAACGGGCGGAAATTATGCGGCCAGCCTAAAAGCACAAGAGATTTCTGAAGAAAAAGGCTACTCCCAAGTTTTATGGTTGGATGGGAAAGAACATAAATATGTTGAAGAGGTTGGCAGCATGAATATGTTCTTTAAAATTGATGGCAAGGTCGTTACACCAGAGTTGAACGGAAGTATTCTACCGGGCATTACAAGAGACTCAATCATCGAGTTGTTAAAATATTGGAATGTACCTGTAGAAGAACGCAGAATTGCGATTGAAGAAATTTATGAAGCACACGCAAACGGCAAGCTAGAGGAAGCGTTTGGGACAGGAACGGCTGCTGTTATTTCGCCAGTGGGTGAGCTTTTATGGAAAAATAAAAAAATAACTTTAAACGATGGAAAGACAGGAGAACTTTCAAAGAGGCTTTACGATACACTAACAGGTATTCAATATGGTACAGAGCCAGATCCATTTGGCTGGACTGTAAAAGTAGAGTAG